One window from the genome of Tolypothrix sp. NIES-4075 encodes:
- a CDS encoding MFS transporter: MINKTPVSLGLLGAAGFMVIADARVIDPLLRVIADNFKLNVGSAAVIVSAYTIPYGLFQLVYGPLSDRIGKLKVMTAAMAAFAVGTAACAFVPNIAILAFLRCLTGIVAAGIIPVSLAYIGDNFAYEERQTAIGRYLSGVILGQVLGGSLGGIFGEYLSWRDIFLLFGIVSFVIAALMWRVTHRLPKQQHHTSSPMGLATFKPYYQLMKWAIARTVIIGVFVEGFFIFGAFPYLGAFLKNRYNLSYLIIGFMLTGFGLGGLIYSSAVKWLLRKLGERGLIGVGGWLVCAGYLLITAFHNWMLFIPLNILMGFGYYMIHNTLQTKATELSPEARGTAVSLFAFSLFIGQGIGAAMFGRIVDNSGYIPCFIIAGVASALLSVWLVLQNKHVRFG, encoded by the coding sequence ATGATAAATAAAACACCCGTTTCACTAGGACTGTTAGGTGCTGCGGGCTTCATGGTAATTGCCGATGCGCGGGTAATTGACCCGCTGCTACGTGTCATTGCCGACAATTTTAAACTAAATGTTGGCAGTGCAGCGGTGATTGTCAGCGCCTATACAATTCCTTACGGACTGTTTCAATTAGTTTACGGTCCCTTGAGCGATCGCATTGGTAAACTCAAGGTAATGACGGCGGCAATGGCTGCATTTGCAGTGGGGACGGCTGCTTGTGCTTTTGTGCCAAACATCGCCATACTCGCATTTCTGCGATGTTTAACGGGTATAGTTGCAGCCGGCATTATCCCAGTATCGCTAGCTTACATTGGCGATAACTTCGCTTACGAAGAACGGCAAACTGCGATCGGAAGGTATTTAAGTGGAGTTATATTGGGTCAAGTTCTCGGCGGCAGTTTGGGGGGTATATTTGGGGAGTATCTTAGCTGGCGTGACATTTTTCTGCTGTTTGGGATAGTGTCTTTTGTTATTGCTGCTTTGATGTGGCGTGTCACTCACCGCCTACCCAAACAACAGCATCATACTTCAAGCCCAATGGGTTTGGCAACGTTCAAACCTTATTATCAACTTATGAAATGGGCGATCGCTCGCACTGTCATCATAGGAGTGTTTGTTGAAGGCTTTTTCATCTTTGGTGCATTCCCTTATCTGGGTGCATTCCTAAAAAACAGATACAACTTATCTTATTTGATTATCGGCTTTATGCTGACTGGCTTCGGGCTAGGTGGTTTAATCTACAGTAGTGCAGTCAAATGGCTGTTACGCAAGCTTGGTGAAAGAGGTTTGATTGGAGTTGGAGGGTGGTTGGTGTGTGCTGGCTACCTGTTGATAACAGCGTTTCATAACTGGATGCTGTTTATTCCCTTAAACATCCTCATGGGATTCGGCTATTATATGATACACAACACCTTGCAAACAAAAGCAACGGAACTATCCCCAGAAGCACGAGGGACAGCAGTTTCGCTGTTTGCGTTCAGCTTATTTATCGGACAAGGAATCGGTGCAGCAATGTTTGGTAGAATTGTCGATAATTCCGGCTATATTCCCTGTTTTATTATCGCTGGTGTTGCCAGTGCGCTGCTCTCAGTCTGGCTGGTGTTGCAAAATAAACATGTGCGATTCGGATAA
- a CDS encoding YifB family Mg chelatase-like AAA ATPase, which yields MLARVWSASIVGIDAVKVGVEVDVSGGLPGIVVLGLPDAAVQESKERVKATLKNAGFAFPMRKIVINLTPADLRKEGPCFDLPISVGILAASEQVSAELLGDYLFLGEVSLDGNLRAVAGVLPIAATAEKMGIAGLVVPADNAQEAAVVEGLKVYGFSNVSDVAHFLNNPGSHKPVELNSVAKTSPAKPLDSFSSADLKDVKGQAHARRALEIAAVGGHNLIFVGPPGSGKTMLARRLPTILPPLVFAEALEVTRIHSVAGLLKNRGSLVRDRPFRSPHHSASGPSLVGGGSFPRPGEISLAHFGILFLDELTEFKRDVLEFLRQPLEDGYVTISRTRQSVMFPAQFTLVASTNPCLCGYYGDTIQQCTCSPRQREQYWAKLSGPLMDRIDLQVAVNRLKPEEITQQPTGESSASVRERVQQARSRTASRFKDELNLRCNAHMQSGHLQKWCKLDDLSRNLLEGAIKKLGLSARASDRILKVARTIADLAGDDDLKANHVAEAIQYRTIDRMQ from the coding sequence ATGCTTGCTAGAGTTTGGAGTGCATCAATTGTCGGTATCGATGCCGTTAAGGTGGGTGTGGAAGTCGATGTATCGGGGGGTTTGCCGGGAATTGTGGTGTTAGGATTGCCCGACGCTGCTGTACAGGAATCGAAAGAAAGAGTAAAGGCAACTTTGAAAAATGCTGGTTTTGCCTTTCCGATGCGAAAAATTGTAATTAATCTGACACCTGCTGATTTACGCAAGGAAGGTCCTTGTTTTGATTTGCCTATCAGTGTGGGGATTTTGGCAGCTTCGGAACAAGTCAGCGCTGAGTTGTTGGGAGATTATCTTTTCTTAGGAGAAGTCTCTCTAGATGGCAATTTACGCGCTGTTGCGGGTGTTTTACCTATCGCTGCGACTGCTGAAAAGATGGGAATTGCAGGTTTGGTTGTGCCGGCTGACAATGCACAAGAAGCTGCTGTGGTTGAAGGATTGAAGGTTTATGGATTTAGTAATGTATCTGATGTGGCACATTTTTTAAATAATCCAGGTTCTCATAAACCTGTAGAGTTGAATAGCGTAGCAAAGACATCACCTGCAAAGCCTCTAGATTCCTTTAGCAGTGCAGATTTGAAGGATGTTAAGGGACAAGCACATGCGCGTCGTGCTTTAGAAATTGCCGCAGTCGGGGGACACAATTTAATTTTTGTGGGACCGCCTGGTAGTGGTAAAACGATGTTAGCTAGACGCTTACCAACGATTTTACCACCTTTGGTATTCGCTGAGGCATTGGAAGTGACCCGGATTCATTCGGTAGCTGGGTTGTTGAAAAATCGCGGGTCTTTGGTACGCGATCGCCCTTTTCGCAGTCCCCACCACTCAGCTTCTGGTCCTTCATTAGTTGGTGGTGGTAGTTTTCCCCGTCCTGGAGAAATATCTTTAGCACATTTTGGCATTCTTTTTCTCGACGAATTAACAGAATTTAAACGTGATGTCTTAGAATTTCTGCGTCAACCTTTGGAAGATGGCTATGTAACGATTTCCCGCACCAGACAATCGGTAATGTTTCCCGCACAGTTTACATTGGTAGCGAGTACCAATCCTTGTCTTTGCGGTTATTATGGCGATACTATCCAACAGTGTACCTGTTCGCCACGACAAAGAGAACAATATTGGGCAAAGCTTTCGGGTCCGTTGATGGATAGAATTGATTTGCAAGTTGCGGTTAATCGCTTGAAACCAGAGGAAATTACTCAACAACCGACAGGAGAATCATCGGCAAGTGTGCGGGAGAGGGTGCAACAAGCACGGTCAAGAACTGCAAGCCGATTTAAAGATGAACTAAATCTGCGTTGCAATGCACATATGCAGAGCGGTCATCTTCAAAAATGGTGTAAATTAGATGATCTAAGTCGCAATCTGTTAGAAGGGGCAATTAAAAAATTAGGCTTATCGGCAAGAGCAAGCGATCGCATTCTCAAAGTAGCACGCACAATTGCAGACTTGGCAGGAGATGATGACCTTAAGGCAAATCATGTCGCAGAAGCAATTCAGTATCGTACCATAGATAGAATGCAATAA
- a CDS encoding histidine triad nucleotide-binding protein, with the protein MTETTDTIFGKIIRREIPADIVYEDDLALAFKDVQPQAPVHILVIPKKPIVKLADAEESDRDLLGHLLLTAKRVASEAGLTNGYRVVINTDSDGGQSVYHLHLHILGGRHMTWPPG; encoded by the coding sequence ATGACTGAAACCACAGACACGATTTTCGGTAAAATTATCCGTCGAGAAATTCCCGCAGACATTGTTTATGAGGATGATTTAGCACTGGCATTCAAAGACGTTCAACCCCAAGCACCAGTTCACATCCTGGTCATTCCCAAAAAACCGATTGTCAAACTGGCTGATGCCGAAGAAAGCGATCGCGACCTTTTGGGGCATCTTTTATTAACGGCAAAGCGCGTTGCCTCTGAAGCAGGACTCACCAACGGTTATCGCGTTGTCATCAACACAGATTCTGACGGTGGTCAAAGTGTCTATCATTTACATTTACATATTCTAGGAGGACGGCACATGACTTGGCCTCCTGGTTAA
- a CDS encoding glutathione binding-like protein: MIDLYYWTTPNGHKITMFLEEVGLPYNIIPVNIGTGDQFKPDFLKISPNNRIPAIIDREPAIGDEPISVFESGAILLYLADKTGKLISADLRDRVETLQWLFWQMGGLGPMAGQNHHFVQYAPEKIDYAINRYVNETGRLYGVLNKRLADREFVAGDYSIADIAAYPWITGYERQNQKLEDFPNLKRWFEAIKARPATIRAYQKAEEFKNQALDIEKSRELLFNQSAKTIQ; encoded by the coding sequence ATGATTGACCTTTACTATTGGACAACTCCCAACGGTCATAAAATCACGATGTTTCTTGAGGAAGTTGGATTGCCTTATAATATTATTCCGGTAAATATAGGAACAGGCGATCAGTTTAAACCTGATTTTCTCAAGATTTCCCCCAATAATCGCATCCCGGCAATAATTGATCGCGAACCTGCAATTGGTGATGAACCGATTTCCGTCTTTGAGTCTGGGGCAATCTTATTATATTTGGCAGACAAAACCGGCAAGTTGATTTCCGCAGATTTGCGCGATCGCGTGGAAACTCTCCAATGGTTATTCTGGCAAATGGGGGGACTCGGACCAATGGCAGGACAAAATCATCACTTCGTTCAATATGCACCCGAAAAGATTGACTATGCTATCAATCGCTATGTAAATGAAACAGGGCGTTTATATGGAGTGCTAAATAAACGATTAGCAGATAGAGAATTTGTGGCTGGCGATTATTCTATCGCAGATATCGCCGCTTATCCTTGGATTACCGGATATGAACGCCAAAATCAGAAATTAGAGGATTTTCCTAACCTAAAGCGCTGGTTTGAAGCAATTAAGGCACGTCCGGCAACAATTCGCGCCTACCAAAAGGCAGAAGAATTTAAAAATCAGGCGCTTGATATTGAGAAATCGCGCGAGTTGTTATTTAACCAATCCGCGAAGACGATTCAATGA
- the psbA gene encoding photosystem II q(b) protein, giving the protein MTTTLQRRESANVWERFCTWITSTENRIYIGWFGVLMIPTLLAATTCFIIAFIAAPPVDIDGIREPVAGSLIYGNNIISGAVVPSSNAIGLHFYPIWEAASLDEWLYNGGPYQLVVFHFLIGVFCYLGREWELSYRLGMRPWICLAFSAPVAAATAVFLIYPIGQGSFSDGMPLGISGTFNFMIVFQAEHNILMHPFHQLGVAGVFGGSLFSAMHGSLVTSSLVRETTETESQNYGYKFGQEEETYNIVAAHGYFGRLIFQYASFNNSRSLHFFLAAWPVVGIWFTSLGVSTMAFNLNGFNFNQSVIDSSGRVINTWADVINRANLGMEVMHERNAHNFPLDLAAADFAPVALTAPAING; this is encoded by the coding sequence ATGACCACAACCTTACAAAGACGCGAAAGCGCCAACGTATGGGAACGGTTCTGCACCTGGATCACCAGCACTGAAAACCGCATATACATCGGTTGGTTCGGTGTATTGATGATTCCAACCCTGCTAGCCGCCACCACCTGCTTCATCATTGCGTTCATCGCAGCACCTCCAGTAGATATCGATGGTATCCGCGAACCCGTAGCAGGTTCCTTGATTTACGGAAACAACATCATCTCTGGTGCAGTTGTTCCTTCCTCTAACGCAATTGGCTTGCACTTCTACCCAATTTGGGAAGCAGCTAGCTTAGACGAGTGGTTGTACAACGGTGGTCCTTACCAATTGGTAGTATTCCACTTCCTGATCGGCGTATTCTGCTACCTCGGTCGTGAATGGGAACTTTCTTACCGCTTAGGTATGCGTCCTTGGATCTGCCTAGCATTCTCTGCACCCGTAGCAGCAGCAACCGCAGTATTCTTGATCTACCCAATCGGACAAGGTTCATTCAGTGACGGTATGCCTTTAGGTATCTCCGGAACCTTCAACTTCATGATTGTGTTCCAAGCAGAACACAACATCTTGATGCACCCCTTCCACCAATTAGGTGTAGCTGGTGTATTCGGCGGAAGTTTGTTCTCTGCAATGCACGGTTCGCTAGTAACTTCAAGCTTGGTTCGTGAAACAACCGAAACCGAATCACAAAACTACGGTTACAAATTCGGTCAAGAAGAAGAAACCTACAACATTGTTGCAGCACACGGTTACTTCGGTCGCTTGATTTTCCAATACGCTTCATTCAACAACAGCCGTTCCTTGCACTTCTTCTTGGCAGCATGGCCAGTAGTAGGCATCTGGTTCACTTCCTTGGGTGTGAGCACAATGGCGTTCAACCTGAACGGTTTCAACTTCAACCAATCAGTAATTGATTCTTCTGGTCGCGTCATCAACACATGGGCTGACGTAATCAACCGCGCTAACCTAGGTATGGAAGTAATGCACGAGCGTAACGCTCACAACTTCCCTCTAGACTTGGCTGCTGCTGACTTCGCACCTGTAGCATTGACTGCACCTGCTATCAACGGCTAA
- the recR gene encoding recombination mediator RecR yields the protein MQRLPGVGPKTAQRLALHILKRPESEVEDLAQALIEAKKKIGLCSVCFHLSSEPVCEICRNSNRDNSTICVVADSRDVIALEKTREFKGKYHVLGGVISPIDGIGPEQLTLQALVRRVSKEQPKEVILAISPSVEGETTTLYIGQLIKPFTKVTRIAFGLPVGGDLEYADEVTLARALEGRRELD from the coding sequence CTGCAACGCTTGCCAGGAGTCGGTCCGAAAACTGCCCAACGTCTAGCGCTGCACATCTTGAAGCGTCCAGAATCAGAAGTAGAAGATTTAGCACAAGCTTTAATTGAAGCAAAAAAAAAGATAGGCTTGTGTTCTGTCTGCTTTCACCTTTCTTCTGAACCTGTTTGTGAAATTTGCCGCAACTCCAACCGCGACAACAGCACTATCTGTGTGGTTGCTGATTCTCGCGATGTGATTGCACTGGAAAAAACCCGCGAGTTCAAAGGCAAGTATCATGTCTTGGGTGGGGTGATTTCTCCTATAGATGGTATTGGTCCAGAACAGTTAACTTTGCAAGCTTTGGTGCGACGGGTAAGTAAAGAACAGCCCAAAGAAGTTATTCTGGCAATTAGTCCCAGTGTCGAAGGAGAAACGACGACACTATATATTGGTCAATTAATCAAGCCATTTACCAAAGTGACGCGGATTGCTTTTGGTTTGCCTGTGGGTGGCGATTTGGAATATGCTGATGAGGTGACGCTGGCAAGAGCTTTAGAAGGACGCCGGGAGTTAGATTAG
- a CDS encoding histidine kinase N-terminal 7TM domain-containing diguanylate cyclase translates to MLFQYNLYFIFLSLTAIISAIVAFAAWQRRETSCVSKPFILMMLAIALYATVAAMEAGAIALKDKIFWSKLEYVGSGSVITLFLIFAIHFTNEKQWLTSRNTALLWIIPAFNVAMVATNEWHNLIWTGFLLAPHKNNVVIYQHGIGFFWVMGCIYVYTFAGVLLLTKRALLPSVLYSHQSCMVLAGALIPLVGASAYMLHLTPPGLNITPMSFMLTGLISAVNIFHFRMFDLVPVARDILIDRMSDGVVVLDVQNRILDINPAAQNLIGTTAHLIGQSADQVLSKLQDNIRLYHEYECVKTEILIDSARLRYLELQITPLRDRRRQLTGHLLILRDITQRYQAEIELRQANERLRHHLLEIETLQAQLREQAMQDGLTSLFNRRYFDSSLQRELVRAAQESYPVAVILMDIDYFKKINDTFGHQAGDRVLQVFADLLRQYSRSSDIACRYGGEEFVLALPGMTLNNAYQHAEQIRLSFQAARVKFADREINTTVSGGVCVFPDNGKTNDELLQVADKALYAAKAYGRNCIKYVR, encoded by the coding sequence ATGCTTTTTCAGTACAACCTTTACTTTATCTTTCTTAGTTTAACTGCAATTATTTCAGCTATTGTTGCCTTTGCTGCTTGGCAGCGTCGCGAAACTTCTTGTGTTAGCAAACCGTTTATTTTGATGATGCTGGCGATCGCGCTTTATGCTACAGTTGCGGCGATGGAAGCAGGTGCGATCGCTCTTAAAGATAAAATATTTTGGTCAAAGCTGGAATACGTTGGATCGGGTAGTGTGATTACGCTCTTTTTGATATTTGCGATCCACTTCACGAACGAAAAGCAGTGGCTGACATCTCGGAATACAGCGTTGCTATGGATTATTCCCGCCTTCAATGTGGCAATGGTTGCGACCAACGAATGGCATAATCTGATTTGGACTGGCTTTTTGCTAGCTCCTCATAAAAATAATGTTGTGATTTACCAACATGGTATTGGCTTTTTTTGGGTGATGGGGTGTATTTATGTTTACACATTTGCAGGCGTATTGCTGCTTACCAAAAGAGCTTTGCTGCCCTCTGTTCTCTATAGCCACCAGTCTTGCATGGTATTAGCTGGTGCGTTGATACCACTGGTTGGGGCTAGTGCGTATATGCTACACCTTACTCCCCCCGGTTTGAACATCACCCCGATGAGCTTCATGCTGACCGGACTGATCTCTGCTGTTAACATCTTTCACTTCCGCATGTTTGACCTTGTTCCGGTAGCGCGGGACATTTTGATTGACAGAATGAGTGATGGTGTGGTTGTCTTGGATGTGCAAAACCGCATTCTTGACATTAATCCTGCGGCACAAAATCTGATTGGGACTACAGCACACCTTATTGGACAATCTGCCGATCAAGTTCTGTCAAAATTGCAAGATAACATCAGATTATACCACGAATATGAATGCGTAAAAACAGAGATATTAATCGATTCGGCAAGACTTCGTTATCTGGAGCTACAAATTACGCCATTACGCGATCGCCGCAGGCAGTTAACAGGACATCTGCTTATTTTGCGTGACATTACTCAACGTTATCAAGCTGAGATTGAACTTAGGCAGGCTAACGAACGTTTGCGGCATCATTTGCTGGAAATTGAGACTTTACAGGCTCAACTACGAGAACAGGCAATGCAGGATGGACTTACTAGCTTGTTCAATCGGCGTTATTTTGACTCCTCACTCCAAAGAGAACTAGTAAGGGCAGCACAAGAGTCTTATCCAGTAGCGGTAATTTTAATGGATATCGATTACTTTAAGAAGATTAACGATACATTTGGGCATCAGGCAGGCGATCGCGTGTTACAAGTATTTGCAGACCTGCTGCGCCAGTATAGCCGCTCCAGCGACATCGCGTGTCGGTATGGCGGTGAAGAGTTTGTATTAGCTTTGCCCGGTATGACACTAAATAATGCGTATCAACATGCTGAACAAATCCGGTTATCCTTTCAAGCTGCGCGAGTGAAATTTGCAGACAGGGAAATAAATACAACGGTTTCGGGTGGAGTTTGCGTATTTCCTGATAATGGAAAAACCAACGATGAGCTGTTGCAAGTTGCCGATAAAGCATTGTATGCCGCCAAAGCATATGGACGCAATTGTATCAAATATGTACGATAA
- a CDS encoding MauE/DoxX family redox-associated membrane protein gives MAITIKWRSLLSMYSISIISSLVVGSVFLVTGVIKALAPKTFLIHITQLQLFPQKVNLAGAIAFTILECVLGIALILRLFPQWLFPSTIVLLLLLSSLTYWSTSTKRTNDCGCYNGLIDISPNQSLLLNILYIALIGLAWFYPVADILTVSQQVTALLISLAMSSVSTAASYLYLWKKKKPLLDLSPLKVNRLWQPTWLEEYADNLTTGDKLVVFLMPGCPMCKNWIKVLKVVHQRADLPDVVAGIPQTPEEVQEFVQLHNINFPVVAMNSFVMSRLTEAFPTGVLLEDGIIREKWLGVMPVTFIQRIKPNLSVPEVVKS, from the coding sequence TTGGCTATTACAATTAAGTGGCGATCGCTCTTAAGTATGTATTCAATTTCTATCATCAGTTCCTTGGTGGTTGGCAGTGTATTTCTGGTGACTGGTGTTATCAAAGCACTCGCACCAAAAACGTTTCTTATCCACATCACTCAATTGCAGTTGTTTCCCCAAAAGGTGAATCTAGCTGGTGCGATCGCCTTTACAATTCTAGAGTGCGTCCTTGGAATAGCCTTGATTTTACGCCTGTTTCCTCAGTGGCTTTTTCCCAGTACAATTGTTCTGCTACTGCTCTTATCGAGTTTAACTTACTGGAGTACCTCGACCAAACGCACAAATGATTGTGGTTGCTATAACGGTCTGATTGATATTAGTCCTAACCAAAGTTTACTGCTCAACATCCTCTACATTGCTTTGATTGGGTTGGCTTGGTTTTATCCCGTCGCCGATATTTTAACAGTTTCGCAGCAAGTGACAGCATTACTCATTTCTTTGGCAATGAGTTCTGTGTCTACTGCTGCCTCATATTTGTATTTGTGGAAGAAGAAAAAACCTCTCTTAGACTTATCCCCACTTAAGGTTAATCGCCTTTGGCAACCCACATGGCTAGAAGAATACGCCGATAACTTAACAACAGGAGACAAACTAGTTGTCTTTTTAATGCCGGGTTGTCCAATGTGCAAAAACTGGATCAAAGTGTTAAAAGTGGTTCACCAAAGAGCTGATTTACCAGATGTAGTGGCGGGAATTCCCCAAACACCGGAAGAAGTTCAAGAATTTGTTCAACTTCATAATATCAACTTTCCGGTAGTGGCGATGAACTCGTTCGTCATGAGCCGCTTAACTGAAGCCTTTCCAACTGGCGTATTGCTGGAGGACGGGATAATTCGAGAAAAATGGTTGGGGGTGATGCCAGTAACCTTTATTCAACGGATCAAACCAAACCTATCTGTCCCTGAAGTCGTGAAGTCGTGA
- a CDS encoding pentapeptide repeat-containing protein: MANREHLALLKAGAVTWTEWRKKNPQIEPDLSAANLQGYNLRGANLQGVNLSRVDLSNALLVRANLSGADLSSANLYKANLIEANLSAANFSIANLSGATLTQADLSYANLIGANLSEANLKDAAIAYANLIGTDLSKANLKGADLACAKLCRANLCFANLMEANLSEADLARANLYEAEVIAAYLYKTHLYKANLSYAHFGGAYLSKANLSEADLSKANLRWTNLNGANLAGANLKGANFTGAKIRRANFTDANLHQTIMPD; the protein is encoded by the coding sequence ATGGCAAATCGAGAGCATCTAGCTTTACTGAAAGCAGGTGCAGTCACATGGACTGAGTGGAGAAAGAAAAATCCCCAAATTGAACCAGACCTCAGCGCTGCGAATTTGCAAGGGTACAATCTCAGAGGGGCGAACCTCCAAGGAGTAAACTTGAGCAGGGTGGATTTGAGTAATGCTTTACTTGTGCGAGCAAACCTCAGTGGTGCTGACCTCAGCAGCGCTAACCTTTATAAAGCAAATTTGATTGAAGCTAACCTGAGCGCGGCTAACTTTAGTATCGCTAACTTAAGCGGTGCTACACTGACACAAGCGGATTTGAGTTATGCGAATCTGATTGGAGCTAATTTGAGTGAGGCGAATCTGAAAGACGCTGCGATCGCTTATGCTAATTTAATTGGGACTGACTTGAGCAAAGCTAATTTGAAAGGTGCTGATTTGGCTTGTGCAAAGCTTTGTCGGGCTAACCTCTGTTTTGCTAACCTGATGGAAGCTAACTTGAGTGAAGCTGACTTAGCAAGAGCAAATCTGTATGAGGCAGAAGTAATCGCAGCTTATCTTTATAAAACTCATTTATACAAAGCTAATTTAAGCTATGCTCATTTCGGTGGTGCATACCTGAGCAAGGCTAACTTGAGTGAAGCTGACTTGAGCAAAGCTAACTTGAGATGGACTAACTTGAATGGTGCGAACTTGGCGGGGGCTAACCTTAAAGGCGCTAACTTCACCGGCGCTAAAATTAGACGGGCTAACTTTACCGACGCGAATCTTCACCAAACAATTATGCCTGATTAA
- a CDS encoding chaplin — protein MFKMFQAKEKKATKQAPILTQEEKDGEWFEELDDADLLTVIGGADASVTVGSPGVLSGNAIQVPIHVPVNVCGNSIDVIGLLNPAFGNTCVEA, from the coding sequence ATGTTTAAAATGTTTCAGGCAAAGGAAAAAAAAGCAACAAAACAAGCTCCTATACTGACTCAAGAAGAAAAAGATGGGGAATGGTTTGAGGAACTTGATGATGCAGATTTATTGACAGTAATAGGCGGGGCTGATGCTAGTGTCACCGTTGGTTCACCTGGTGTCCTTTCGGGTAATGCTATTCAAGTACCAATTCATGTACCTGTTAACGTTTGTGGTAATAGTATCGATGTAATTGGTCTGCTTAATCCAGCTTTCGGGAATACGTGTGTTGAAGCTTAA